In one Thermodesulfobium acidiphilum genomic region, the following are encoded:
- a CDS encoding flavodoxin family protein translates to MKALAINSSARKDSNTAIMLKKVLSELEKDGIQTELYQMAGKKIHGCTACYKCIANKDKRCAVDDDIFNECFEKMISSDIILLGSPIYFADITPELKCLIDRAGMVGRANDFLLKRKIGAAVIVNRRAGAIHGFDSVNHFFLIEQMIVVGSSYWNIGIGRNKGEVEKDEEGIRTMIDLAHNIAWLAKKLI, encoded by the coding sequence ATGAAGGCATTGGCTATCAACTCAAGTGCAAGAAAAGACTCTAATACCGCAATAATGTTAAAGAAGGTCTTAAGTGAATTAGAAAAAGATGGAATTCAAACAGAACTCTATCAGATGGCCGGGAAAAAGATCCACGGCTGCACAGCATGTTATAAGTGTATTGCAAACAAAGATAAGCGTTGTGCCGTGGACGATGATATATTCAACGAGTGCTTTGAAAAGATGATCAGCTCTGATATTATTCTGCTTGGCTCCCCTATCTACTTTGCAGACATTACTCCCGAATTAAAATGTTTAATAGATAGGGCTGGAATGGTAGGCAGAGCCAATGACTTTCTTTTAAAGAGAAAGATCGGCGCTGCAGTAATAGTAAACAGGAGAGCTGGAGCAATACACGGATTCGACAGCGTCAATCACTTTTTTTTAATTGAGCAGATGATCGTGGTTGGGTCAAGCTACTGGAACATAGGTATTGGTAGAAACAAAGGCGAAGTAGAAAAGGACGAAGAGGGCATAAGGACCATGATCGATCTGGCTCACAACATCGCCTGGCTTGCTAAGAAGCTGATATAG
- a CDS encoding flavodoxin family protein has protein sequence MKAIAISGSAKKGGNTAFMLKTVLEELDREKIQTELIELADEEIKSCTACYKCFKNKDKKCVIKDDNLNHYIQKLIESDIIILGSPVYLVDITPKLIAFMERCGMVSIANKYLLKRKVGAGVVVRYRRAGAIHGLDSINHFFLVEQMIVVGSNYLNIGVGRGSEAISVSEEEVDEEGVKTMIDLAHNIAWLVKERFQ, from the coding sequence ATGAAGGCGATAGCTATTAGCGGAAGTGCAAAAAAGGGTGGGAATACTGCTTTCATGTTAAAGACAGTTTTAGAAGAGCTGGATAGAGAAAAAATACAAACAGAGCTCATAGAACTTGCAGACGAGGAAATAAAATCCTGCACTGCTTGTTATAAGTGCTTTAAGAATAAAGATAAGAAATGCGTAATAAAGGATGACAATCTAAATCATTATATCCAAAAATTGATAGAATCAGATATTATAATTCTTGGTTCCCCAGTATATCTGGTGGACATCACTCCAAAGCTTATTGCGTTTATGGAAAGATGCGGAATGGTCTCAATCGCAAACAAATATCTCTTAAAAAGAAAAGTTGGCGCTGGTGTGGTAGTAAGATATAGGAGAGCCGGAGCAATTCATGGTCTTGATTCGATTAATCATTTCTTTTTAGTAGAACAAATGATCGTTGTCGGATCAAATTATTTAAATATAGGAGTAGGAAGAGGATCGGAAGCAATAAGCGTTTCAGAGGAAGAGGTAGACGAAGAGGGCGTAAAGACTATGATCGATCTGGCTCACAACATTGCCTGGCTTGTCAAAGAAAGATTTCAATAA
- a CDS encoding glycosyl hydrolase family 18 protein, with protein MESYPSNFAGEVLKNNDGLFMLANNIKLVTKKNFLINPKEKRVYIFDVKFNLPDRKRISLESVNFPLKIINKNYYVDLLSLSSLFGFEILDKNDYYLLEQGKKLKMPSNKEVPTGLVALGFSTARNFSDLKKIDLNSNINTLCFTWFSLEDGFGNFSNNADIGVVNYLHEKGYKVWGLFNNKFNPDLTHKLLENKYNVENAIKQIVMYATIYHLDGVNVDFENFRELDKNNFNYFIERLSERLRNMNVLLSVDVTVPNDNSSWSSCYDRKTISEFSDYVVLMAYDEFTRGSERAGPTASISWVKKGLDDTLKEVKPAKVLLGIPFYTREWIEDSSGKIISVKALDNKDLKEFIEANSISPEFDKKYGLYHISFYRYNLRHEIWFDDTKTMSNKLELIKKYNLGGFAIWKLESAGISSWASFSSAFGDKLINIGGIRNGE; from the coding sequence GTGGAAAGCTATCCGAGTAATTTTGCAGGTGAGGTTCTAAAAAACAATGACGGCCTTTTTATGCTGGCAAACAACATAAAGTTGGTTACCAAAAAGAACTTTTTGATAAACCCGAAAGAAAAAAGGGTTTATATCTTTGACGTAAAGTTTAATTTGCCTGACAGGAAAAGAATATCTCTTGAATCGGTAAACTTTCCACTAAAAATTATCAATAAAAACTACTACGTAGACCTTCTTTCGCTTTCAAGCCTCTTTGGTTTTGAGATACTGGACAAAAATGATTACTATCTTTTGGAGCAGGGCAAGAAACTTAAAATGCCTTCGAACAAAGAGGTACCAACGGGCCTGGTAGCTTTGGGATTTAGCACGGCAAGGAACTTTTCTGATCTTAAAAAAATTGATTTGAATTCGAATATCAATACCTTATGTTTTACCTGGTTTTCTCTGGAAGACGGTTTTGGAAATTTTAGCAATAATGCTGATATTGGAGTAGTTAATTATCTTCATGAAAAAGGATATAAGGTGTGGGGATTATTTAATAATAAGTTTAATCCTGATTTGACACATAAGCTGTTAGAGAATAAATATAACGTTGAGAATGCAATTAAACAGATTGTAATGTATGCTACTATATATCATTTAGATGGAGTTAATGTTGATTTTGAAAACTTTAGAGAACTTGACAAAAACAACTTTAATTACTTTATAGAAAGGTTGTCTGAAAGGTTAAGGAATATGAACGTTCTTTTATCTGTGGACGTAACTGTCCCTAACGATAACTCGTCCTGGTCCTCGTGTTATGATAGAAAAACAATATCAGAATTTAGTGATTACGTTGTTTTGATGGCATATGATGAGTTTACCAGGGGATCTGAGAGAGCAGGGCCTACAGCATCTATTTCCTGGGTAAAGAAGGGATTAGATGATACGCTAAAAGAAGTGAAACCTGCTAAAGTTTTACTGGGAATACCGTTTTATACCAGAGAATGGATAGAAGACTCATCGGGCAAGATAATAAGCGTTAAAGCGCTTGACAACAAGGACCTGAAAGAATTTATTGAGGCCAACAGCATTAGTCCAGAATTTGACAAAAAATATGGTCTTTATCATATTAGCTTTTACAGGTATAATTTAAGACATGAGATTTGGTTTGACGATACAAAGACCATGTCGAATAAACTTGAGCTTATTAAGAAATATAATCTGGGTGGGTTTGCAATATGGAAACTGGAGTCAGCAGGGATTTCTAGCTGGGCTTCTTTTTCTAGTGCCTTCGGGGACAAATTAATAAATATAGGAGGAATAAGAAATGGAGAATAG
- a CDS encoding tetratricopeptide repeat protein, whose amino-acid sequence MAYSLVCALWGVSFFLLFSRLDRIIDNSSFHRFRYFLHQLPPISLIILALCITIYLLERIRILFFEKETRDFVINKKDHRFLKILHYFFIIFTLLLLSFDIYDILTSKLAWHTIFNMIDSPSMILLSLIISFLVLRWLENQSIRAIHNEAAGNSDIFRNLMLVRKGQDIARAYFNLGNIYFENKNFPKALQYFKKACKFGNKDACDKLKDLSCEEIKRDLRKENI is encoded by the coding sequence TTGGCTTATAGCCTTGTTTGTGCACTGTGGGGTGTATCCTTTTTTCTTTTGTTCAGCAGACTTGACAGGATCATAGACAACTCATCCTTTCATAGATTTAGATATTTTCTTCATCAACTACCGCCCATAAGCTTGATAATTTTAGCGCTTTGTATAACCATATACCTTCTTGAGAGAATTCGTATACTTTTTTTTGAAAAGGAAACAAGAGACTTTGTAATCAATAAAAAGGATCACAGGTTTTTGAAGATTCTTCACTACTTTTTTATAATTTTTACCTTATTGTTACTATCTTTTGATATATATGACATACTGACCAGCAAACTTGCATGGCACACTATATTTAATATGATTGACTCCCCTTCCATGATACTCCTCTCATTGATAATTAGTTTTCTTGTTCTTAGATGGCTGGAAAATCAAAGCATAAGGGCTATACATAATGAGGCGGCTGGAAATAGTGACATTTTTAGAAATCTAATGCTTGTGAGAAAGGGGCAGGACATTGCAAGAGCATATTTTAACCTGGGAAACATATATTTTGAGAACAAAAATTTCCCTAAAGCACTGCAGTACTTTAAAAAAGCCTGTAAATTTGGGAATAAAGATGCCTGCGATAAGCTAAAGGATTTATCTTGTGAAGAAATCAAAAGAGATTTGAGAAAAGAAAATATCTGA
- the hepT gene encoding type VII toxin-antitoxin system HepT family RNase toxin — MLETDIVLAKVANIQRCLKRIIAITNNDPNSLDDIDKQDIFVLNLQRAIESTIDIAAHIIASQGLGLATTIKENFKILNEAGIIDADLMKRMQAMVGFRNIAIHDYASLDINILKSILQHNLKDIEEFYTLILKKFVLSEDAL, encoded by the coding sequence ATGTTAGAGACTGATATAGTTCTCGCAAAGGTTGCAAACATACAAAGATGTTTAAAAAGAATCATCGCCATCACGAACAATGATCCAAATAGCCTTGATGATATCGACAAACAGGATATATTCGTATTGAATCTACAGAGAGCCATAGAGTCTACAATCGATATTGCCGCCCACATAATAGCCTCTCAAGGTCTTGGACTTGCTACTACAATAAAAGAAAATTTCAAGATTCTAAATGAAGCAGGAATAATTGACGCCGACTTGATGAAAAGGATGCAAGCTATGGTTGGGTTCAGGAACATAGCCATTCACGATTATGCCTCGCTTGATATAAACATCTTGAAATCAATCCTTCAGCATAATTTGAAAGATATAGAAGAATTCTATACATTAATTTTAAAAAAATTTGTCCTGTCTGAAGATGCTCTTTGA
- the mntA gene encoding type VII toxin-antitoxin system MntA family adenylyltransferase antitoxin has product MKIEEFLSKIDEVLLAFIFGSFIENRLTDESDADFAILFSNMPDFKSLNKIKSGITEITDRDTDIVILNSASPIIKMQVLKRGRLLKKVNDSVYNEFFLRTIKEYDDLKIIRRPQEQNILKGRIYVRD; this is encoded by the coding sequence GTGAAAATAGAAGAATTTCTCAGCAAAATTGACGAAGTTTTGCTGGCATTTATCTTTGGCTCTTTTATCGAAAATAGACTCACAGATGAAAGCGACGCAGACTTTGCAATCCTTTTTAGTAATATGCCTGATTTCAAATCTCTAAATAAGATCAAGAGCGGCATAACTGAAATTACAGATAGGGATACTGACATAGTTATCTTAAATTCTGCATCGCCAATAATAAAAATGCAGGTATTAAAAAGGGGTCGCTTATTAAAGAAGGTAAACGATAGCGTTTACAATGAATTTTTTCTCAGAACGATCAAAGAATATGATGACTTGAAAATAATAAGAAGGCCCCAAGAACAAAATATACTTAAAGGCAGAATTTATGTTAGAGACTGA
- a CDS encoding sulfite exporter TauE/SafE family protein, translating to MIYLLAALVTFVAKSIMVITGAGAAFILIPAFYAMGFDLHQSMSTALLLNVVAMAFASYSYSRIGLIKYKLAFPIIIAVLITSPIGAYCSKFVPRETLLLLFALFLIFAASMMIFYKQKKSNSSENFQINKKQMLTIATPIGAFAGFVAGLLGIGGGNMIIPILIFIGVPARFAAATTSFIVLFSSFGGFLGKLAIGGLDIKLLFSTIIAAIMGALFGSYLMKYKLSNKSVKVLIGVVLYMVAAKMLFDYFVH from the coding sequence ATGATATATTTATTAGCTGCACTTGTAACCTTTGTGGCAAAATCAATTATGGTTATCACTGGAGCTGGAGCAGCATTCATTCTTATACCTGCGTTTTATGCAATGGGCTTCGACCTTCACCAGTCTATGAGCACTGCCCTCTTGTTAAACGTAGTTGCTATGGCGTTTGCCTCCTATTCATACTCAAGAATTGGCTTGATAAAATACAAATTGGCCTTTCCAATAATAATAGCTGTCCTTATAACCTCGCCAATAGGCGCATATTGTAGTAAATTTGTTCCAAGAGAGACCTTATTACTTCTCTTTGCTCTATTTTTGATATTTGCTGCGTCAATGATGATATTTTACAAGCAGAAAAAGAGCAATTCAAGCGAAAATTTTCAAATAAATAAAAAACAGATGCTCACTATTGCCACGCCAATTGGCGCTTTTGCAGGGTTTGTAGCCGGGCTTCTTGGCATTGGCGGAGGAAATATGATAATCCCTATACTCATATTTATAGGTGTACCAGCAAGGTTTGCAGCTGCTACTACATCTTTTATAGTCCTTTTCTCATCCTTTGGAGGATTTTTAGGAAAGCTAGCCATAGGAGGCCTTGACATAAAGTTACTTTTCAGCACTATTATAGCAGCCATCATGGGAGCTCTCTTTGGATCTTATCTTATGAAATACAAGCTCAGCAACAAGAGCGTAAAGGTTCTAATAGGAGTAGTGTTATATATGGTAGCTGCCAAGATGCTCTTTGATTACTTTGTACACTAA
- a CDS encoding FmdE family protein has protein sequence MFEAKDFFDLGLKFHGHKCPAMPLGLKAACAAMNTLGVERAKDKELMLLAETADNHAAGCFVDGLMTVTGCTYGKSNIKKLYYGKMAFTLIDVKNKKAVRVSLKPKFFEKMLESPFIAERKKGIAPQDVAPEIVDPLIERVLNLKEEDFLDISPVFNYDFKKTPGVMDVDFCDVCGEAVFIDRLKFIDGKQVCIPCSEKLTQK, from the coding sequence ATGTTTGAAGCAAAAGATTTCTTTGATTTAGGATTGAAATTTCACGGTCACAAATGTCCGGCAATGCCATTGGGCCTGAAGGCTGCCTGCGCTGCAATGAACACCCTTGGAGTAGAGAGGGCTAAGGACAAAGAGTTAATGCTCCTGGCAGAAACAGCAGACAATCACGCAGCAGGTTGTTTTGTAGATGGGCTTATGACCGTCACGGGTTGCACCTATGGTAAGAGCAATATAAAGAAGCTATATTATGGCAAGATGGCTTTTACCCTCATCGACGTAAAGAACAAGAAGGCAGTAAGGGTATCTCTAAAACCAAAATTCTTTGAAAAGATGCTCGAGTCGCCTTTCATAGCTGAGAGGAAAAAGGGAATAGCGCCTCAAGACGTTGCCCCAGAGATAGTAGATCCATTGATAGAAAGGGTATTAAACCTTAAAGAAGAAGATTTTCTCGATATAAGTCCTGTTTTTAACTATGATTTCAAAAAGACTCCAGGAGTAATGGATGTAGATTTTTGCGACGTTTGTGGTGAAGCGGTATTCATTGACAGGCTAAAGTTTATCGATGGAAAACAGGTCTGCATACCCTGTTCTGAAAAGTTGACTCAGAAATAA